Within the Streptomyces sp. R41 genome, the region AGGTGCAGATGGACGTCGGTGCGTGTGTGACTGCCGGAGCCCGAGGCGATGCCCGCGCGCGCGGAGGCGACCATGTTGGCCTCCTTGAGCACGCCCGACAGATACGGCCAGACCTCGAAACGGCGCTTGCGCAGTGGTACGACGCCGTTGTCCAGCCTGGACAGGTCGAGCAGCGTCTCGACCAGCCGGCCGAGGCGCTCCGTCTGCTTCAGCGCCGTACGCATCGTCTCGGGGTCGGCGGCGGAGACACCGTCCACGACGTTCTCCAGGACCGCGCGCAGGCCCGCGATGGGGGTGCGCAGCTCGTGCGAGACATTCGCCACGAGTTCCTTGCGCTGACGGTCCTGGGCCTCCAGCTCGTCGGCCATGAGGTTGATCGTCTCGGCCAGGTCGCCCAGCTCGTCGCGGCGGCTGTCGCTCACCCGGCGTGTGTAGTCGCCGTGCGAGATGGACCGGGCGACCGCGTTCATCTCATCCAGCGGGGCGGTGAGCGAATGCGCCACGAACTGCGTTATCAACAGTGTGGCGATCATCGAGAAGACCGTGATGAAGCGCAGCTCGGTCTCGGTGCGCACCGCGATCATCAGC harbors:
- a CDS encoding ATP-binding protein, producing MSGLGQRGAGARGFGERGSAGPWGGVRPFSIKTKLGTLVVVSVFITTGLLMIAVRTETELRFITVFSMIATLLITQFVAHSLTAPLDEMNAVARSISHGDYTRRVSDSRRDELGDLAETINLMADELEAQDRQRKELVANVSHELRTPIAGLRAVLENVVDGVSAADPETMRTALKQTERLGRLVETLLDLSRLDNGVVPLRKRRFEVWPYLSGVLKEANMVASARAGIASGSGSHTRTDVHLHLDVSPPELTAHADPERIHQVVANLIDNAVKHSPPHGRVTVKARRGDLPESLALEVLDEGPGIPKSEWHRVFERFNRGGVPSPHGPGSDGGTGLGLAIARWAVDLHGGRIGVAESQRGCRIQVTLPGLPSLPS